In Sphingopyxis sp. 113P3, one DNA window encodes the following:
- the sciP gene encoding CtrA inhibitor SciP: MIENQKIRPAQVIGPLGEPLTLDSLPPPNTTRWVVRRKAEVVAAVNGGLLTVDEACERYGLTIEEFASWQRSIDRSGMPGLRVTRIQHYRDLYERQQRF, encoded by the coding sequence ATGATCGAGAACCAGAAAATCCGCCCGGCCCAGGTCATCGGCCCCTTGGGGGAACCGCTGACACTGGACTCGCTGCCGCCGCCGAACACGACCCGCTGGGTCGTGCGGCGCAAGGCCGAAGTCGTTGCGGCGGTCAATGGCGGCCTGTTGACGGTCGACGAGGCGTGCGAGCGCTACGGGCTGACGATCGAGGAATTCGCCAGCTGGCAGCGCTCGATCGATCGCAGCGGCATGCCGGGCCTGCGCGTGACGCGGATCCAGCATTATCGCGATC